GTGGCAGAAATTTTACCGCGGTGGCCTGCTATAACGACTCGATGGCGGCTGGCGCGATGGGGGTATTAAATGATAACGGCGTCGGGGTGCCGGGCGAAGTGTCGCTCATCGGTTTTGATGACGTGCTGGTCTCGCGCTACGTGCGTCCCCGGTTGACCACCATTCGGTATCCTATCGTCACCATGGCGACACAGGCGGCGGAACTGGCGCTGGCGCTGGCGGGGAAATGCCCGACGCCGGAAATTACCCATGTATTTAGCCCCACTCTGGTACGCCGACATTCGGTATCCCCCCTGACGGATACCGGGCATCTATCGACAACCGATTAATCAGGGTAGCGTTATGGCGACAATGCTGGATGTTTCCCGTTATGCGGGCGTATCAAAGGCGACTGTCTCGCGAGTGTTGAATGGAACAGGACAGGTAAAAGAAAGTACGCGCCAGAAGGTATTTACGGCGATGCAGGCGTTGGACTACCGCCCCAGTTTCCTGGCTCGCTCGCTGGCGAATCGTACCAGCAACAGTATCGGTCTGGTGGTCTCTACATTTGACGGTTTCTATTTTGGCAGTTTGTTACGTCAGGCGTCACGCCAGGCAGAGTCTCATAACAAACAGTTGATTGTCACAGATGGCCACGATACGCCGGAACGGGAGCAGGAAGCCGTACAAATGCTGGCAGACAGACAGTGCGACGCCATTATTCTTTATACCCGCTATATGAATGAGCAATCGATTTTGTCGCTGATTGACGCCACGGAAATGCCGCTGGTGATTATTAATCGCAACGTCAGCCTGGCGCGCGATCGCGCTATTTTCTTTGAACAGGAAGAGGCGGCATTCCAGGCAGTGGATTATCTGATTTCGCAGGGACATCGCGATATCGCCTGTATTACGGTTCCTGTTCATATGCCCACCGGCCAATCACGGGTAATGGGGTACCGTAAAGCGCTAGAAAAACATGGTATTCCATGGCAACCGGCAAAAGTAAAATACGGTGATTACACGCTGGCACGCGGTTATGACGCCTGTCGGGAGCTGCTGGAGGAGGGCGTCGCGTTTAGCGCGCTATTTGCCTGTAATGATGACACGGCACTGGGCGCAGCAAAAGCGCTACGCCATGCCGGACTTCGTATCCCACAAGAGGTGTCATTATTTGGCTTTGACGACACGCCGGGCGCAACCTGGCTTGAACCCGGGCTTTCAACCGTCTATTTACCGATTGAGGCCATGATCGCCACCGCGATAGATCAGGCTGTCCACCTGGCGAACAATGAGCCGGTCGCCCCCATCCCCCCCTTTACCGGCACGCTGATTCTGCGCGAGTCCGTCGCCGCTGGCCCGTTCTTCCAGCGCCCGGCCTGAGGGCGTTCTTCAAAGCATCTCCAGCGCTAACAGCTCTTCAATGGTCTGGCGACGGCGAATCAGTCGCGCCTGACCGTGATCAAATAACACTTCCGGCAGTAGCGGACGACTGTTGTAATTTGATGACATCGATGCGCCGTAAGCGCCGGTATCGTGTAATACAAGATAATCGCCGGGAACGACCACAGGTAACTCGCGCGTTTCGACCATCCCGCCCTCCTGCTGCGTAAAAACATCGCCTGATTCGCATAATGGCCCGGCCACCACCGTCTCTACCCACGGACCGTGTTCAAATGAGCGACCCTCCGCCGCCAGCGCCGAAATATGGTGATAGCTCCCATACATCGCCGGGCGCATCAGATCGTTAAAACCGGCATCCACCAGCACAAAATGGCGGCGTCCCATCTGTTTTACACTACGTACCTGGGTCACCAGCACGCCCGATTGCGCCACCAGAAAACGCCCAGGTTCGATCTCAAGTTTGACAGCATGTCCCAGATGACAGGCGATTTGCTCACGCGCCGCATTCCACAGACCATAATAATGGCGCGTATCAACGGGCTCGTCTCCGTCGCGATAAGGAATCGAGAGTCCCCCCCCTGCCGAAATCGCCTCCAGATCCTGACCGCACTCCAGCACCTGACGTACCATCGCGCCGCAAACCTGTTCCAGATGGCCATAATCGACGCCGGAACCGATATGCATATGGAGGCCGACAAGTTTTAGCCGATACTGCTGTATTATCGCCAGCGCCGCCGGAAGATCGGTGTGCCAGATGCCATGCTTGCTATTTTCGCCGCCGGTATTGGTTTTCTGGCTGTGACCATGACCAAAACCTGGATTCACTCGCAGCCAGACACGATGCCCCGGCGAAACCTGACCAAGCTGCGCCAACATATCCACCGAGCCAGCATTAACCGGAATAGACAGTTCGCTCACGCGCGCCAGCGTAGCGTCGTCAATCACATCGGCGGTAAAAACGATATCATCAGGACAAGCTTGCGGATCGTAGCCGGCCGCCAGCGCACGTTCGATCTCTCCCAATGAAACGGAATCCACTTTCACGCCCTGTGCGCGCATTAAGCGCAGGATATGAATGTTCGAACAGGCTTTTTGCGCAAAACGCACAACGTCAAACTGCTGTAGCGCGGCTATCTGACGACGAATAATTTGCGCGTCATAGACCCAGACCGGGCAACCAAATTCAGCAAGCAATTTGCGCAAATTTTCAGCGTTAAGATCGGTTTCAGCGTAATGATACGGCTGTGGCATAACAAACTCCGGAATAAGGCTTTTTAATGATTACGCCATACCTTCAATGGAATAAAAAATATCGTTTTATCGCCAGTCTATGCAAAAATGATATGGAATAAACTGTCCAGAGGAAACACATGGCCGCCGTTAATTTACGTCACATTGAAATCTTTCACGCTGTCATGACTGCCGGAAATCTCACCGAAGCGGCGCGGCTGCTGCATACTTCGCAACCTACCGTCAGTCGCGAACTGGCGCGGTTTGAAAAAGTGCTGGGATTAACGCTATTTGAGCGTACACGCGGGCGCTTACATCCGACGGTGCAAGGGTTACGCCTGTTCGAAGAGGTACAACGCTCCTGGTATGGGTTGGATCGCATCGTCAGCACGGCGGAAAGCCTGCGTGAGTTTCGCCAGGGCGAACTTTCCATCGCCTGTCTGCCGGTATTTTCACAATCCTTTTTGCCGCCGCTGATATCGCCTTTTCTGGCGCGCTATCCGGATGTCAGCCTGAATATTGTCCCGCAGGAGTCGCCGTTGCTGGAAGAATGGCTCTCCGCCCAGCGCCACGATCTGGGGCTAACGGAGACACTTCATGCCCCGGCAGGGACAACCCGAACCGAACTGCTGACGCTAAATGAAGTGTGTGTGTTGCCGTCCAACCATCCGCTTGTCGCCAGGACCGTACTTACGCCAGACGATTTTCAGGGGGAAAACTTTATCAGCCTCTCCCGCCAGGACAGCTATCGACAACTGCTGGATACGTTATTTACCGAGCATCAGGTGAAGCGCCGAATGGTGGTTGAAACGCATAGCGCAGCATCCGTTTGCGCGATGGTGCGCGCCGGTGTGGGCGTCTCTGTTGTTAACCCGCTGACCGCTCTGGACTATGCCACCAGCGGTATAACCGTCAGGCGCTTCAGCATCGACGTGCCCTTTACCGTTAGTTTGATTCGCCCGCTACACCGTCCCGCATCCGCACTGGTAGACGCCTTTAGTAAGCATTTACAAACGCATCTTTCGCGCCTGGTTGAACCGCTGGAGGCTATTCTGGAACCGATGATGAAAGCATAAATGTTACGGCGTCTGCGGCATGAATCGCCGTGGTATCGAAAACCGGTAACGCACTTTGCGCCTGAGGCACCAGTAAGCCTATTTCAGTACAACCGAAAATCACACCTTGCGCGCCTTGCGCCGCCAGTTGTTCGATAACGCGTAGATAATAACAACGCGACGCGTCAGTGAATTGCCCCTGACAAAGCTCGTCAAAAATCACCTGATTAATTCGCACCCGATCATCCGCCTCCGGCACCACGGTCTCAATCGCAAATTGCTGTTCCAGCCGCCCGCGATAGAAATCCTGTTCCATCGTATAGCGGGTCCCTAACAACGCCACGCGACGTAATCCCTGCCGGGCAATGGCACGCCCGGTGGCATCCGCGATGTGTAAGAAGGGCAGCGAACAACGAGATTCAATAAGGTGCGCGATTTTATGCATGGTATTGGTACATAACACAATACCCTCTGCGCCCGCTTGCTGTAACCCCTGCACGGCTTGCGCCAGGATCTCGCCGGCGTTATCCCATTCACCGCGGCGTTGGCACTCTTCAATATCGTGAAAATCAACGCTATGTAACAGTAAGCTCGCCGAGTGGAGGCCACCCAGTTGCTGTTTAATACCTTCATTAATTAACCGGTAATAGGGAATAGTCGATTCCCAACTCATCCCGCCCAACAGTCCGATCGTTTTCACTGCGTTCTCCTTTTTTAAAGCGTTATGGCAGTGAAACAAACTTACGCCTCCATTTCCATCCCGTTTTTACCGTGCCGGATAGCAGGCGTTATCCGGCAATAGAAAGGAAATTAAACGCCTATATTTTTTAGTTTCTCACCCGCCATCAGCTTGCGTTCGATGTGCTCCAGGGTAACGTTTTTCGTTTCCGGGATCAGCCAGAAAGTGATACCGATAAAAGCGATATTTAGCGCAGTATAGAGCCAGAACGTCCCCGCCGCGCCGATGCTGTCCAACAGCGTCAGGAATGTCGCGCCGATGATCATGTTTGATACCCAGTTTGTCGTGGTTGAACAGGTAATCCCAAAGTCACGGCATTTCAGCGGCTGGATTTCCGAGCACAGGATCCACACAACCGGCGCGGCGCTCATCGCATAACCAGCGATACACATCATCGTCATCCCAACGGAAAGCCAGGAAAGACCGCTTGATGCCGTACCATTATCAAACTGCATCAGGCAGTAACCCAGTACTAACGTCCCTAACGCCATTACGCTGAAACCGATTTTTAACGCCGGTTTACGTCCGGCTTTATCTACTGTAAAAACAGCGATAAACGTCGCGAACATAAAGGTGAGCCCGACCACCAGGGTGGCAATCATTTGCTGTTCAGTCGTGGTGAAGCCAGCCATTTTAAAAATGCGCGGCGCATAGTACATAATAATGTTCATCCCGGTGAACTGTTGCATTGCCTGTAACAGCATACCGAGGAACACGGCGCGGCGAACATTGCGATTAGCTTTAAATAATGACCAGCCGCCCTGCCTGAGCTTGAGGCTTTCCCGAATCTCGTTCAGTTCATCACGGGCTTTTTCTGAGGTATCGCGCAGCATACGCAGCACCTCTTCCGCTTCGATATGGCGGCCTTTTTGCGCGAGCCAGCGCGGGCTATTAGGCAGGAATACCACCAGGATAATAAGCAACACCGCAGGCAATGCCAGCACGCCCAGCATTGCGCGCCAGTTGCCGCTGTAACTGAATGCTGTATCGGATAAAAAAGCCAGCACAATGCCCAGCGTAACCATCAATTGATACATACTGATCATCTTACCGCGCACATTTTCACTTGCCATTTCAGAGAGATAAAGTGGCGCAGTATAGGACGCAATCCCTACCGCTATGCCCAGTATCACACGAGCGCCAATCAACACCTCCACGCTGGAAGCAAACGCCGACCCCAACGAGCCTACGACAAACAAAATCGCGCCGGCCATCAGGCTGTATTTACGCCCAAGTCGAAATGAGAGCCAACCGTTAAATAATGCGCCAATCGCCGCGCCAAGCATCATGCTGCTGACGACCCATTCCTGCAACCGACTGGTCAGTACGAAATGGTCGGTAATAAAAGGTAGCGCCCCGGCGATAACGCCGATATCCAGACCAAATAACAGTCCCGCAACCGCCGCAGAAACCGAAACGAACATATTCATACGTCGCGTATCACGAAGCGAACGCGGCGTTAAAACAGAGCCATGATTAAGAGAGACCATATTTACCTGCCACCACAGAGTAAGACATAGCCTGAAGTTAAGGGATCCTTTCCCTCACGTGTCAGGCTGGAAACGGCATAAATATGGATTAAATGGCTACCCTATAATGATATGTGATGGATATTACACTTTTAAAAATTAACGCTATTCTCCCGATTTTTTCTAACCTACTTATATTTCAAGGTATTGGAATATTCATTAGAACTATTATTTAGCAAGATATGGATTAATTTATAACAACAATATGGACTATGCTAATAAGATCATAAATAAACCCTGCCGAAGGCAGGGTGAAATGCCTGATAAAGCCGAATTCATTTACCGGGTGCGGCCCGCCACATCGCCCACGGCGAAGGTTGGATAAGCGACGCGCCATCGCGCATTGCAAAAATTGCCATTACCAATTGATTTTATTCAGCTTTTATCAGTTGTCTGGAAACGCATCTGGCGTTATCAGATTAACGCGCCAGCCAGCCACCATCCACTGCTACGGTATAACCATTAATATAATCCGCGGCACTGGACGCCAGAAAAACCACCGGCCCCATTAAATCGCCAGGCAGCCCCCAACGTCCAGCCGGAATACGGTCAAGGATCTCAGCGCTACGCTGTTCATCGGCACGCAACTGCTGGGTATTATTGGTTGCCATATAACCCGGCGCGATAGCATTTACATTGATTTTGTGTTTCGCCCATTCGTTTGCCATCAGGCGTGTGATCCCCATTACACCGCTTTTCGACGCAGTGTAAGAGGGAACGCGAATACCGCCCTGAAAGGAGAGCATTGACGCGATATTAATAATTTTGCCGCCGTTGCCCTGCGCAATAAAATGTTTTGCCGCCGCCTGAGACATAAAGAATACGCTCTTGATATTCAGGTTCATGACGTCATCCCAGTCTTTTTCCGTGAAATCAATCGCCTCTTCACGACGGATCAGGCCCGCGTTATTCACCAGAATATCAATATGACCGCATTCCGCTACCGCGCGTTCCAGTAGCGCCGGAATACCATCGATTTGACGCAGATCGGCTGTCAGGCTTAAAAAGCGACGCCCCAAAGCAGTGATGCGGGCAATGGTTTCTGTCGGCTCAACGATGTTAATACCGACGATGTCACAGCCTGCTTCCGCCAGCCCTAAAGCCATCCCCTGACCCAGGCCAGTATCGCAGCCTGTCACAACCGCCACTTTACCTTCAAGAGAAAATGCATTCAAAATCATTATTCATCCTTACTTTTGTCATGCCCGTCACGGACAGGCGTTATCACCGGCCACGACTAGCGCAGATCTTTTACCGCAACGTGATCCATGTCATCAAAGACCTGATTTTCCCCCACCATGCCCCAGATAAACGTATAGGCTTTGGTGCCGACGCCGGAATGTATTGACCAGCTTGGGGAAATAACCGCCTGTTCGTTATGCATAACAATATGGCGAGTTTCCTGGGGCTGCCCCATCATATGAAAAACGCAGCTGTCCTCTTCCATATTGAAATAGAGGTAAACTTCCATACGACGCTCATGGGTATGGCATGGCATAGTGTTCCACAGGTTACCGGGCGCCAGTTCGGTGAGTCCCATACTGAGCTGACAGGTTTCCAGTACATCCGGAACGAAATATTTATTGATGGTTCGACGATTACTGGTGAGATTATCGCCTAAGGTAACGGGCGCAGTGTCGGCAGGCGTCACTTTTTTTGTAGGATACGTGGTATGCGCCGGCGCGCAGTTGTAGTAAAACTTCGCCGGTTTGCTCGCATCATTGCTGGCGAAGACCAATGCTTTCGCCCCTTTACCGATATACAGCGCATCACGGTGACCAATGTCATAACGCAGGCCGTCAACAACGATCGTGCCTGCACCGCCAATATTAATGATGCCTAACTCGCGGCGATCCAGTAATCGGGAGACGCCGAGCTGTTTACCCACCTCCCCGCCTATCTCGACGGCATGGTTAACGGGCATAATGCCGCCGACAATAATGCGATCGATATGGCTATAAACCATCGAATATTCATCAGCGACAAAAATATTTTCTATCAAAAACTCGCGCCGTAGCGCCTGGGTGTCCAGTGTTTTAGCGTGCTCACTATGGATACTTTGCCTTACGTCCACCTTTACCTCCATGAATAAACCGATCGTTACACACAAAATCAAAACACTGTTTTGATTTATTTGGTGGCATCATAGCCGTCTGTACAAAGGTTTTCAATAAAAAATAAAACAGTGTTTTGATAAATTTGCACGGGATTTTACAGGAGGATTATTTACGCAGGGGAGGTAGATATCTCAGGCGTGTCTGCGACACCTGTAGCAAGGCTGCCTACGTTACCATGTTAAGTACAGGCTTCTTTAACTGACATGGCCCTCCTGACAGAGGGCATTTTCATAGCAGGAGTATTAAGCAGGAGAGCTGGCGCTGGCTCAGTCACGCTCAACCGTTAAAGCGACGCCCTGACCACCGCCGATACAAAGCGTTGCCAGCCCTTTTCGCGCATCGCGTTTAACCATTTCATGCACCAGTGAAACAAGAATTCGGCAACCGGAAGCACCAATGGGATGCCCCAAGGCTATTGCACCACCGTTAACATTCACCCGTCGCTCATCCCATTCCAGCATTTTTCCGACCGATATCGCCTGGGCGGCAAACGCTTCGTTGGCTTCAATAAGATCAACATCCGCCAGTTGCCATCCTGCCCGCTCCAGGCAACGCCGGGTGGCATATACCGGAGCAATACCCATCAGCGCCGGATCGACGCCGACACTGGCAAACGCGCGGATGCGCGCCAGTATCGGTAACCCCAATTCCATGGCTTTCGCCTCGCTCATCATCATCACGGCGGCGGCGCCGTCATTAATTGATGAGGCATTACCCGCCGTTACCGAACCAAAACTATCAAATGCCGGATGCAATTGAGCTAACCCTTCCGCACTGGTGTCAGCGCGCGGTTGTTCATCGGTATCGACAATCGCGATCTGCCCGTTACGCTGCGTGATGACAGGGACAATCTCATCTTTAAAACGTCCGGTATCGATCGCCGCCCTGGCCTTTTGCTGCGAACTGAGCGCCCAGGCATCCTGTAATTCACGGCTGATACCATATTCCCGCGCCAGATTTTCTGCCGTTACGCCAATGTGATAATCGTTAAAAGCGTCCCATAAGCCGTCATGTACCAGGCTATCCACCAGATTGTCAGCATCAGGTAGCGCGCCAGTACGGCTGTCATTGAGGACATGCGGCGCACGGCTCATATTTTCCTGCCCACCCGCGATAACAATGTCTGCCTCACCGCACTGAATAGCCTGCGTCGCAAGGTGCAATGCTTTTAAACCGGAACCACAAACGTCATTAATGGTAATAGCGGAAACGGTATTAGGCAGCCCCCCCTTGATAGCGGACTGGCGTGCCGGGTTCTGCCCGGCGCCGGCGGTCAGCACCTGACCAAGGATGACCTCATCGATAGCATTAACATCCACGCCACTGCGCTCAATCAACGCTTTTACGACCATGCTCCCCAGCTCGACGGCGGAATGACGGGCCAGCGTTCCCTGAAAACAGCCGATGGGCGTCCGCAGTGCCGCCACAATCACAACCTCTTTCATTACCACCTCAGCGCAAAATGACACCGCCATAGTAGATCATTGTTAAAATTAGTTATCTTGATTGTTTAAAAAAAGTGAGTTTTATCACAAAGGAAATCGCGCTGATTTGACGATGGCATAGCTTATTGCTGCTGCAAATGATATCGAAGCCAGATTCCCGCTGTCCCGGGCGGTGACTTCTTGTTCCAGAGCAAATCAATAGCAATCGCCCTGGGCCAGCCAGGCACATCCAGTTGAACCAGCGGTTTTTCCGCTGCAAACTCCTCTACCAGCGCACAGGGCAACACGCACCAACCAAATCCCTGAACCGCCATGCTCAGCAGTAATAAATAGTTCGGTGCCGACCAGGACGGCCCGCGCACACGGTTAGCGTTAGATTCAAGGTAGGTATTCAAACGCAGCTCACGCCAGGTGTGCAATTGCTCCCACTGTAGGGCCGCCTGTGACGCCAGTGGATGCGAGGCTGCCACATAAACGCCCATCCAGCTTTGCACAGGCAGACGCGTCGCGCCAATGTCTGTGGGGTAGTCATCACGCGCTTCAATCAGCCCTATCTGGGCGCGCTCTTTTTGCAGCAGATCGATGACATCATCATTTTCTCCGATTAAACATTCAAACTCGGTATGCGGGAAATGGCGATCAAATTGCACCATTAATTCTTCCAGGCTGTCAGGATGCAGAATATCAGAGAGAACGAACGTGAGCCTCGCTTCCGTCTCGCCGGATAACGTCAACGCGACCTCATCCAGACGGGCGCTCGCTGATAAAATCGCCTGAACATAGCTGAGTACCCGTTTCCCTTCTTCGGTCAGAACCGGCTGGCGCGATGAACGATCGAATAATAAAAATCCCAGATCCGCCTCCAGATGCGCAATGGCCGTACTAATGGTGGACTGACTTTTACGCAAGCGCCGCGCCGCCGCAGAAAACGAACCACAAGAAACGGTCTCAACAAAGGCCATTAACGCTTCAGGAGAGTAACGCATAATCTATCTACTTTATCGATGGATGTTATCTTTCGGGTATCATTTTAAACGATAAAATAGCTGAAATTATCTGGTCAGGACAAAAGAAAGGCTTTCCGTTTATGCAACATGACACAACACACCGTCGCTCGCTACCTGAGCGTATTTTCCATGCCGTCTGTTTTGAAGGCATCGCTACCGCGATACTGGCGCCAATCACCGCCTGGCTTATGCAGCGCTCAGTACTGGAAATGGGCGGCCTGACGATATTATTGGCCACCACAGCGATGATCTGGAATATCATTTATAATGCGCTGTTTGATCGCCTGTGGCCGCCGTACCAGGTGAGGCGCACTGCCAAAGTTCGCGCGTTCCATGCGTTAGGATTTGAAAGCGGGTTTATCGTCATCGGCGTGAGTATCGTCGCCTGGGTACTGAACGTTAGCCTGCTACAGGCATTTACCCTGGAAATTGGTTTCTTCCTGTTCTTTTTACCGTACACAATGCTGTACAACTGGGCCTACGATATTTTACGCCAACGCGTGGTGGAACGCCGTCAACAACGCGTTAATGCATGATATTGCGCTTTTTTGCCGGGATCGCAACAGTTCCGGCCCCCCAACTTCGCGACATCCATCTGCTTAAAACTCCCCCAATTGGCTCTATTTATGATAAATTGCGCTTCTTTTTGTGTGTTTTATAGTTGATATATTCAAATAATGTCTAAAATTTGGTCAAAAGATGAGACTCTCTGGAGTTTTGCATTATACGGAACGGCCGTAGGCGCAGGCACCCTTTTCCTTCCCATTCAGTTAG
The Salmonella bongori NCTC 12419 DNA segment above includes these coding regions:
- a CDS encoding aspartate/glutamate racemase, with amino-acid sequence MKTIGLLGGMSWESTIPYYRLINEGIKQQLGGLHSASLLLHSVDFHDIEECQRRGEWDNAGEILAQAVQGLQQAGAEGIVLCTNTMHKIAHLIESRCSLPFLHIADATGRAIARQGLRRVALLGTRYTMEQDFYRGRLEQQFAIETVVPEADDRVRINQVIFDELCQGQFTDASRCYYLRVIEQLAAQGAQGVIFGCTEIGLLVPQAQSALPVFDTTAIHAADAVTFMLSSSVPE
- a CDS encoding LysR family transcriptional regulator yields the protein MRYSPEALMAFVETVSCGSFSAAARRLRKSQSTISTAIAHLEADLGFLLFDRSSRQPVLTEEGKRVLSYVQAILSASARLDEVALTLSGETEARLTFVLSDILHPDSLEELMVQFDRHFPHTEFECLIGENDDVIDLLQKERAQIGLIEARDDYPTDIGATRLPVQSWMGVYVAASHPLASQAALQWEQLHTWRELRLNTYLESNANRVRGPSWSAPNYLLLLSMAVQGFGWCVLPCALVEEFAAEKPLVQLDVPGWPRAIAIDLLWNKKSPPGTAGIWLRYHLQQQ
- the lysA gene encoding diaminopimelate decarboxylase, whose translation is MPQPYHYAETDLNAENLRKLLAEFGCPVWVYDAQIIRRQIAALQQFDVVRFAQKACSNIHILRLMRAQGVKVDSVSLGEIERALAAGYDPQACPDDIVFTADVIDDATLARVSELSIPVNAGSVDMLAQLGQVSPGHRVWLRVNPGFGHGHSQKTNTGGENSKHGIWHTDLPAALAIIQQYRLKLVGLHMHIGSGVDYGHLEQVCGAMVRQVLECGQDLEAISAGGGLSIPYRDGDEPVDTRHYYGLWNAAREQIACHLGHAVKLEIEPGRFLVAQSGVLVTQVRSVKQMGRRHFVLVDAGFNDLMRPAMYGSYHHISALAAEGRSFEHGPWVETVVAGPLCESGDVFTQQEGGMVETRELPVVVPGDYLVLHDTGAYGASMSSNYNSRPLLPEVLFDHGQARLIRRRQTIEELLALEML
- a CDS encoding LysR family transcriptional regulator — encoded protein: MAAVNLRHIEIFHAVMTAGNLTEAARLLHTSQPTVSRELARFEKVLGLTLFERTRGRLHPTVQGLRLFEEVQRSWYGLDRIVSTAESLREFRQGELSIACLPVFSQSFLPPLISPFLARYPDVSLNIVPQESPLLEEWLSAQRHDLGLTETLHAPAGTTRTELLTLNEVCVLPSNHPLVARTVLTPDDFQGENFISLSRQDSYRQLLDTLFTEHQVKRRMVVETHSAASVCAMVRAGVGVSVVNPLTALDYATSGITVRRFSIDVPFTVSLIRPLHRPASALVDAFSKHLQTHLSRLVEPLEAILEPMMKA
- the araE gene encoding arabinose-proton symporter AraE, with the protein product MVSLNHGSVLTPRSLRDTRRMNMFVSVSAAVAGLLFGLDIGVIAGALPFITDHFVLTSRLQEWVVSSMMLGAAIGALFNGWLSFRLGRKYSLMAGAILFVVGSLGSAFASSVEVLIGARVILGIAVGIASYTAPLYLSEMASENVRGKMISMYQLMVTLGIVLAFLSDTAFSYSGNWRAMLGVLALPAVLLIILVVFLPNSPRWLAQKGRHIEAEEVLRMLRDTSEKARDELNEIRESLKLRQGGWSLFKANRNVRRAVFLGMLLQAMQQFTGMNIIMYYAPRIFKMAGFTTTEQQMIATLVVGLTFMFATFIAVFTVDKAGRKPALKIGFSVMALGTLVLGYCLMQFDNGTASSGLSWLSVGMTMMCIAGYAMSAAPVVWILCSEIQPLKCRDFGITCSTTTNWVSNMIIGATFLTLLDSIGAAGTFWLYTALNIAFIGITFWLIPETKNVTLEHIERKLMAGEKLKNIGV
- a CDS encoding multidrug/biocide efflux PACE transporter, whose amino-acid sequence is MQHDTTHRRSLPERIFHAVCFEGIATAILAPITAWLMQRSVLEMGGLTILLATTAMIWNIIYNALFDRLWPPYQVRRTAKVRAFHALGFESGFIVIGVSIVAWVLNVSLLQAFTLEIGFFLFFLPYTMLYNWAYDILRQRVVERRQQRVNA
- the kduD gene encoding 2-dehydro-3-deoxy-D-gluconate 5-dehydrogenase KduD → MILNAFSLEGKVAVVTGCDTGLGQGMALGLAEAGCDIVGINIVEPTETIARITALGRRFLSLTADLRQIDGIPALLERAVAECGHIDILVNNAGLIRREEAIDFTEKDWDDVMNLNIKSVFFMSQAAAKHFIAQGNGGKIINIASMLSFQGGIRVPSYTASKSGVMGITRLMANEWAKHKINVNAIAPGYMATNNTQQLRADEQRSAEILDRIPAGRWGLPGDLMGPVVFLASSAADYINGYTVAVDGGWLAR
- a CDS encoding LacI family DNA-binding transcriptional regulator, whose amino-acid sequence is MATMLDVSRYAGVSKATVSRVLNGTGQVKESTRQKVFTAMQALDYRPSFLARSLANRTSNSIGLVVSTFDGFYFGSLLRQASRQAESHNKQLIVTDGHDTPEREQEAVQMLADRQCDAIILYTRYMNEQSILSLIDATEMPLVIINRNVSLARDRAIFFEQEEAAFQAVDYLISQGHRDIACITVPVHMPTGQSRVMGYRKALEKHGIPWQPAKVKYGDYTLARGYDACRELLEEGVAFSALFACNDDTALGAAKALRHAGLRIPQEVSLFGFDDTPGATWLEPGLSTVYLPIEAMIATAIDQAVHLANNEPVAPIPPFTGTLILRESVAAGPFFQRPA
- a CDS encoding acetyl-CoA C-acetyltransferase, whose translation is MKEVVIVAALRTPIGCFQGTLARHSAVELGSMVVKALIERSGVDVNAIDEVILGQVLTAGAGQNPARQSAIKGGLPNTVSAITINDVCGSGLKALHLATQAIQCGEADIVIAGGQENMSRAPHVLNDSRTGALPDADNLVDSLVHDGLWDAFNDYHIGVTAENLAREYGISRELQDAWALSSQQKARAAIDTGRFKDEIVPVITQRNGQIAIVDTDEQPRADTSAEGLAQLHPAFDSFGSVTAGNASSINDGAAAVMMMSEAKAMELGLPILARIRAFASVGVDPALMGIAPVYATRRCLERAGWQLADVDLIEANEAFAAQAISVGKMLEWDERRVNVNGGAIALGHPIGASGCRILVSLVHEMVKRDARKGLATLCIGGGQGVALTVERD
- the kduI gene encoding 5-dehydro-4-deoxy-D-glucuronate isomerase, coding for MDVRQSIHSEHAKTLDTQALRREFLIENIFVADEYSMVYSHIDRIIVGGIMPVNHAVEIGGEVGKQLGVSRLLDRRELGIINIGGAGTIVVDGLRYDIGHRDALYIGKGAKALVFASNDASKPAKFYYNCAPAHTTYPTKKVTPADTAPVTLGDNLTSNRRTINKYFVPDVLETCQLSMGLTELAPGNLWNTMPCHTHERRMEVYLYFNMEEDSCVFHMMGQPQETRHIVMHNEQAVISPSWSIHSGVGTKAYTFIWGMVGENQVFDDMDHVAVKDLR